The following are encoded in a window of Roseimaritima ulvae genomic DNA:
- the odhB gene encoding 2-oxoglutarate dehydrogenase complex dihydrolipoyllysine-residue succinyltransferase, translating into MSNVLDVTVPTVGESISEVQIGQWLKQEGEWVEKDEDLVEIETEKASVQIPAPAAGYLRSIRKQEEEFATVGEVIAAIEPADAPADGGSNEPASAPPAANSPADGSASEDAPQAGDARVMPAAQRMLDDLGLQADQITATGPGGRLLKEDVVAHVQRGSGSPPAAPTPPPAPAAPAPAAPAPARQPAVGTSLVTSGSGHRGEEVKPLSMIRRTIANRLVQAQQTAALLTTFNEINMQPVMELRKKYRDAFADKHGVKLGFMSFFAKAAVEALRRFPAVNSEVRGNNIVYRQYYDIGIAIGGGKGLVVPVLRNVEDMSFAVIERSIAEFAELAGANQLQPNDLEGGTFTISNGGIYGSLLSTPIVNPPQSGILGLHSIQERPVAERGQVVIRPMMYIALTYDHRVVDGREAVTFLKTIKDVLEDPARLFLEV; encoded by the coding sequence GTGTCCAACGTGTTAGATGTTACTGTCCCCACCGTAGGCGAATCGATCAGCGAAGTTCAGATCGGACAATGGCTCAAGCAAGAGGGCGAGTGGGTCGAAAAAGACGAAGATCTGGTGGAGATCGAAACGGAAAAAGCGTCCGTCCAGATCCCCGCGCCGGCGGCCGGCTACTTGCGCAGCATCCGTAAACAGGAAGAGGAATTCGCCACCGTGGGCGAAGTCATCGCGGCGATCGAACCGGCCGATGCGCCGGCCGACGGGGGCTCGAATGAACCCGCCTCGGCCCCTCCCGCGGCCAACTCACCCGCCGACGGCTCGGCGAGCGAAGACGCTCCGCAGGCCGGCGACGCGCGCGTCATGCCCGCCGCACAGCGGATGCTGGACGACCTGGGGCTGCAAGCCGATCAGATCACCGCCACGGGGCCCGGCGGCCGGTTGCTGAAAGAAGACGTGGTAGCTCACGTGCAACGCGGTTCGGGTTCGCCGCCCGCCGCCCCCACTCCGCCTCCCGCACCGGCCGCCCCCGCACCGGCCGCTCCTGCACCGGCTCGCCAGCCGGCCGTGGGCACCTCGCTGGTCACCTCCGGCAGCGGACATCGCGGCGAAGAGGTCAAGCCGCTGTCGATGATTCGGCGGACGATCGCCAACCGGCTGGTGCAAGCCCAGCAGACCGCGGCCCTGCTGACCACGTTCAACGAAATCAATATGCAGCCGGTCATGGAGCTGCGGAAAAAGTACCGAGACGCCTTCGCCGACAAGCACGGCGTCAAATTGGGCTTTATGTCCTTCTTTGCCAAGGCGGCCGTCGAAGCGCTGCGACGGTTCCCAGCCGTGAATTCGGAAGTCCGCGGCAACAACATTGTCTACCGCCAGTACTACGACATTGGCATCGCAATCGGTGGCGGCAAAGGCTTGGTCGTGCCCGTCTTGCGAAACGTCGAAGACATGAGCTTTGCCGTGATCGAACGCAGCATCGCCGAGTTCGCTGAATTGGCCGGTGCCAATCAGCTGCAGCCCAACGATCTGGAAGGTGGGACGTTTACGATCAGCAACGGCGGGATCTACGGTTCACTGTTGTCGACGCCCATCGTCAATCCGCCGCAAAGCGGAATCCTGGGGCTGCACAGCATTCAAGAACGCCCGGTGGCCGAACGCGGCCAAGTGGTGATCCGTCCGATGATGTACA